Within Gemmatimonadaceae bacterium, the genomic segment ACGATGCGCACGATCTTCGTCGAGACGCGGGGCTTGATCGCCGATGTCGCGCTGGCCGAAGTGTCGCGAGTGCTGAACGAGCGGCTGACCGATCTGACGCTGGCACAGGTAAGAGAGACGCTCGCAGTGCGCCTGCGCGACGCCACCGCGCGGCCGGAGGTGAGCGAGCTGCTCAACGTGTTCATCGAGGAGGCGGATCAGCTCCTCGAGTCGGCGCTGCCCGTGGATGAGGACTCCGTCGTGCTCGGGCAGGCGTCGGTGCTCGCCGAGCAGCCGGAATTCGCGTCCGGCGAGGGGATGCGGCGGCTGGTCGCGCTCATCGAGACGAGGCAGCAATTGGGCAAGCTCCTCCGCACGCGGAGCGGCGTTCCCGGAATATCGATTACCATTGGGAGCGAGCACGACGATCCCGCGCTCGAGAGCTTCACCGTCGTGACCGCGGAGTACACCGCCGGCCCGCTCAGCGGCGTGATCGGAGTCATCGGTCCGACGCGGATGTCGTACGAGAAGGTGATCTCGCTGGTGAGTCACACCTCGAGACTGGTAACCGATCTACTGGACGAAAATGGCTGATTACTACTCGGTCCTCGGCGTCGCCCGCGCGGCGAGCGACGACGAGATCAAGAAGTCATATCGCAAGCTCGCGATGCAGTACCATCCCGATCGCAACAACGGGGCGGCTGAATCCGAGGAGAAGTTCAAGCAGATCACCGAGGCGTACGACGTGCTGCGTGATCCGCAGAAGCGCGCGGCGTACGATCGCTACGGTGAGGAGGGGTTGCGGCGCGGCGCGGGAGGGTTCCATCACGTCGACCTCTCGGAAGCGCTCAACATCTTCATGCGCGACCTCGGCGGCTTCACCGGGCTCGGCGACATCTTCGGCGCGGCCGGCGGCGGCAGGGGACAGTCGGGTCCGCGCACCGGCGCGGACGTGCGCATCACGATTCCACTGACGCTGGCGGAAGTTGCGACTGGCGTAGAGAAGAAAGTCGCGCTCAAGCTGCTGAAGTCGTGCGACCGCTGCTCCGCGACCGGCGCCGAGCCGGGCACGCAGGCCGT encodes:
- the hrcA gene encoding heat-inducible transcriptional repressor HrcA; the encoded protein is MPLPELSDREKKVLEAVIQCYVETAQPAGSRALARRFGLGVSPATIRNTMSDLEEKGFLYHPHTSAGRIPTDAAYRSYVDSLLPPLKVAAADHRKLAAVISGAGSAIDQILRRAAQSLGVITQELGVALGPRLDRSILRRLDLVRLSSDRLLMVLTLDGGTMRTIFVETRGLIADVALAEVSRVLNERLTDLTLAQVRETLAVRLRDATARPEVSELLNVFIEEADQLLESALPVDEDSVVLGQASVLAEQPEFASGEGMRRLVALIETRQQLGKLLRTRSGVPGISITIGSEHDDPALESFTVVTAEYTAGPLSGVIGVIGPTRMSYEKVISLVSHTSRLVTDLLDENG